From Wolbachia endosymbiont (group A) of Longitarsus flavicornis, the proteins below share one genomic window:
- a CDS encoding NAD-glutamate dehydrogenase, with protein MCIDHNVDTESLFKLADQENQQDKEKIKKFIKYFYSFVYKSDLKANDKFLLYIVNDAYNFVSQKEKDESKLVVNNIDDIPGIEGDFTTIKITNDDMPFLVDSVIATIKSHDLTICYYSNSIINIKRKDGLIDEIYPLEESNGIKESVIYLIIKGISDSFVDTLKESLQKTLKAVNCVVKDWHLMLKKLDEASLSVIPVLDTGIQEKDTWIPVSRTGMTPDRNQEQKDFLVWLKNNNFVFLGYQEYIAGKDEKLICDSKKDLGLMRVGQSTLIPSVNLDSLYILRSDLISIVHRRTYMNCIGVKEFDDQGNVVKERRFFGLFTSVAEVQDIRTIPIIRDKVKVIEKSAGFVTGGHNNKALIYILQVFSCDELFQSNEKELFQICTSIMSLAIRPRVKLCLRSKGAFTSCIVLIPMRYASSRLMLKISNILKDEINAESSDIYNHHIINEYDLMKLHVVLKAKNASVPDDEVLRIENKLRNITEKWEDRFIDNLYNTFSTVEDIFIRYCKAFPISYQESFEPHDAYYDMKKLEIVRKKRVSEVDLRLTRDNLNYQLKVYTSSNGGLELSKILRITKNLGAKILSHNGYYIEINGGIWIHHFVLSRVDELIDNITLKEQFEITLAKVFSKEIKNDYFNSLIIIAGLKWKEVLLVRALSAYLKQTSFNYNPEYIQKVVSEHPKIVKYLIQLFHARFDPNIDIDRAETTDIVREKIEELLKEISNVSHDYVLRSIFNLIMAILRTSYYQDDKPYLSTKFDSSKINGLPDPRPYRELYIYSNLFEGIHLRGGKLARGGLRWSDRTEDFRTEVLGLMKAQMTKNAVIVPVGAKGGFVIKQVYKDKDTLREKGVECYKSFIRGMLDITDNVVDGKIIPPENVIRYDEDDPYLVVAADKGTASFSDYANQIASEYNFWLGDAFASGGSVGYNHKKMGITARGAWIAAQRHFWKMNKDIYQDATVIGIGDMAGDLFGNGMLLSKNIHLIGAFNHMHIFVDPNPDAEKSFTERKRLFKLPFSTWMDYNKDLISQGGGVFERSSKQVNISQEMKKCFDITEDTLSPSDLIRYLLKAEVDFIWNGGIGTFVKAKSESHSMVGDKANDELRVNGKDIRASMFIEGGNLGCTQLGRIEYAERGGYINADFVDNSAGVICSDLEVNIKIAFVSAMKAGGISLEKRNEILASMVDEVASKVLENHNRIETKALLLECLQAKERLEQDHRLLLSLEKSGLLNRSVEFLPTEEEIARMLTGAEGFSSPQLSILISYARTAIKNKIIHSDLPEKDLISNDYLLGYFPKKMLTEFKDFILKHQLRREIISTCIANDVVNRMGCIFINNLVENTGIKVHEAVNIYIVVNHLYDLNNLWQKIDELDGKIDINSYLQIVRNVQKFIGRVSFWLVKNLSFVELDDVTKFKDAIETLGHDVLDEHLLKVYNHGYTSLVELNIDKDLAKKIADLCVLTYALDIISVAEQTSLSILDAGKIYFELKSLLRFDLIRTIAIKMKSRSSYWDRSLVNDLLDDLSNYHHKLAVKVIKATDNPEDKVQTWACNDKDYIERYNSFLDEMVASKLDLSKLIFIIRRIKVLAS; from the coding sequence ATGTGTATAGATCATAATGTTGACACTGAGTCTTTATTTAAGTTAGCTGATCAAGAAAATCAGCAAGATAAAGAAAAAATTAAAAAATTTATTAAGTATTTTTATAGTTTTGTTTATAAAAGCGACCTAAAAGCCAACGATAAGTTTTTGCTATATATTGTAAACGATGCTTACAATTTTGTTTCTCAAAAAGAGAAAGATGAAAGTAAGTTAGTAGTAAATAATATAGATGATATACCAGGAATAGAAGGCGATTTTACCACGATTAAGATAACAAACGATGATATGCCATTTTTGGTTGATTCTGTTATTGCAACTATTAAGTCGCACGATTTAACCATATGCTATTACAGCAACAGCATAATTAACATTAAAAGAAAAGATGGCCTAATAGACGAGATTTACCCTTTGGAAGAAAGCAATGGAATCAAAGAGTCAGTTATATATTTAATTATCAAAGGTATAAGTGACAGTTTTGTTGATACATTAAAAGAATCTCTACAAAAAACGCTGAAAGCGGTTAATTGCGTTGTGAAAGATTGGCACTTAATGCTCAAGAAACTTGATGAGGCAAGTCTTTCTGTCATCCCAGTACTTGATACTGGGATCCAGGAAAAGGACACGTGGATTCCAGTGTCACGCACTGGAATGACACCAGACCGAAATCAAGAGCAAAAAGATTTTCTAGTTTGGTTAAAGAATAATAACTTCGTATTTCTAGGTTATCAAGAATATATTGCTGGTAAAGATGAAAAACTCATCTGTGATAGCAAAAAGGACCTTGGCCTGATGAGAGTAGGTCAAAGTACGTTGATTCCTTCTGTAAACCTTGATTCCCTATACATATTGAGATCAGATCTAATCTCAATAGTCCATCGGCGTACATACATGAATTGTATAGGAGTAAAAGAATTTGATGACCAGGGTAATGTGGTAAAGGAACGGCGTTTTTTCGGGCTATTTACTTCTGTAGCGGAGGTCCAAGATATTCGAACTATTCCAATAATAAGAGATAAAGTTAAAGTTATAGAAAAAAGTGCAGGGTTTGTAACCGGGGGCCACAATAACAAAGCTCTAATTTATATTTTACAAGTATTCTCATGTGATGAATTGTTCCAGTCTAATGAGAAAGAATTATTTCAAATTTGTACTTCTATTATGTCCCTTGCAATAAGACCAAGAGTCAAGTTATGCTTAAGAAGTAAGGGAGCGTTTACTAGTTGTATAGTGCTGATACCGATGCGTTATGCTAGCTCCAGGCTAATGCTCAAGATAAGCAATATATTGAAGGATGAGATAAATGCAGAAAGTTCAGATATTTATAACCACCACATTATAAACGAATATGACTTAATGAAATTGCACGTGGTGCTAAAGGCTAAAAACGCTAGTGTTCCTGATGATGAAGTTTTGCGTATCGAAAACAAATTAAGGAACATTACGGAAAAATGGGAAGATCGTTTTATAGACAATTTATATAATACTTTTAGCACCGTTGAGGATATATTCATCCGTTATTGCAAGGCATTTCCAATAAGCTATCAAGAGAGTTTCGAACCTCATGACGCATATTACGATATGAAAAAATTGGAGATAGTGAGGAAAAAAAGAGTTAGCGAGGTCGATTTAAGACTTACTCGTGACAATCTTAATTATCAATTAAAGGTTTACACTTCGAGCAATGGAGGTCTTGAATTATCGAAGATATTAAGAATTACTAAGAATTTGGGAGCTAAGATTCTATCTCATAATGGCTATTACATAGAAATTAACGGCGGAATATGGATACACCATTTTGTGTTGTCAAGAGTCGATGAATTAATAGACAACATTACTCTAAAAGAGCAATTTGAAATAACACTTGCGAAAGTGTTTAGCAAGGAAATTAAAAATGACTATTTCAATAGTTTGATCATTATTGCTGGGCTCAAGTGGAAAGAAGTGCTTCTGGTTAGAGCGTTAAGTGCTTACCTAAAGCAGACGTCATTTAACTACAATCCAGAATATATCCAAAAGGTAGTCTCAGAGCATCCAAAAATAGTAAAGTATTTGATACAACTATTTCATGCAAGATTTGATCCTAACATAGACATTGATAGAGCAGAAACTACGGACATTGTCAGAGAAAAAATTGAGGAACTTCTAAAAGAGATCAGCAATGTTTCACATGATTACGTTTTGCGCTCGATATTTAACTTGATAATGGCTATTTTAAGGACCAGTTATTATCAAGACGATAAACCATATTTATCTACAAAATTTGACTCAAGTAAAATAAATGGTTTACCTGATCCTCGTCCGTATCGTGAATTGTATATTTATTCAAACCTTTTTGAGGGAATACATCTAAGAGGAGGGAAATTAGCCCGTGGTGGCTTAAGGTGGTCGGATAGGACGGAAGATTTTCGCACTGAAGTTTTGGGGCTCATGAAAGCTCAGATGACAAAAAATGCGGTTATTGTACCTGTTGGCGCAAAGGGTGGGTTTGTAATTAAGCAAGTTTATAAAGACAAAGATACTTTAAGAGAGAAAGGTGTTGAATGCTATAAGAGTTTTATCAGAGGAATGCTTGATATTACTGATAACGTGGTTGATGGTAAAATAATTCCACCAGAGAATGTGATTAGGTATGATGAAGATGATCCATATCTCGTGGTTGCTGCTGATAAAGGAACTGCTTCATTTTCTGATTATGCCAACCAGATAGCCTCTGAATATAACTTTTGGCTTGGCGATGCATTTGCATCTGGTGGATCAGTAGGTTACAACCATAAGAAAATGGGTATTACAGCAAGAGGTGCATGGATTGCAGCACAAAGGCATTTTTGGAAAATGAATAAGGATATTTACCAGGATGCAACTGTTATTGGAATTGGAGATATGGCTGGCGATCTATTTGGAAACGGTATGCTGCTTTCAAAAAATATACATTTAATCGGCGCATTTAACCATATGCATATTTTTGTTGACCCAAATCCTGATGCAGAAAAGAGTTTCACAGAACGTAAACGTCTCTTTAAGTTACCATTTTCAACCTGGATGGATTATAACAAAGATTTAATCTCTCAGGGTGGCGGGGTATTTGAGCGTAGCAGTAAGCAAGTAAACATTTCTCAAGAAATGAAAAAATGCTTTGATATAACGGAAGATACGTTATCTCCAAGTGATTTGATTAGATATCTACTCAAAGCAGAAGTGGACTTCATATGGAACGGAGGAATCGGCACGTTTGTTAAGGCAAAGAGTGAAAGTCATAGCATGGTCGGTGACAAAGCAAACGATGAATTAAGAGTAAACGGTAAGGATATTAGAGCTTCTATGTTTATAGAGGGTGGAAATCTTGGTTGTACACAGCTTGGGAGAATAGAATATGCTGAAAGAGGTGGATATATCAATGCAGATTTTGTTGATAATTCAGCCGGAGTGATATGTTCGGACCTTGAAGTTAACATTAAGATTGCATTTGTTTCAGCTATGAAAGCAGGGGGTATTTCTTTAGAAAAAAGGAATGAAATACTGGCAAGTATGGTGGATGAAGTTGCATCCAAGGTGCTTGAGAACCACAACAGAATTGAAACAAAAGCATTACTTCTTGAGTGTTTGCAAGCTAAAGAGAGATTGGAGCAGGACCACAGGTTACTGCTCAGTTTAGAAAAATCTGGGCTGTTAAACCGAAGCGTAGAATTTCTTCCAACTGAAGAAGAGATAGCAAGGATGTTAACTGGTGCAGAAGGTTTCAGTTCTCCTCAGCTTTCTATTCTAATATCTTATGCTAGAACGGCAATAAAAAATAAAATTATACATTCCGATCTGCCTGAAAAAGATCTTATATCTAATGACTACTTGCTAGGTTATTTTCCTAAAAAGATGTTAACAGAGTTTAAGGATTTCATATTAAAACACCAACTTCGTAGAGAAATTATCTCCACTTGCATTGCAAATGATGTTGTAAATAGGATGGGCTGTATATTTATTAATAATTTAGTTGAGAATACTGGAATTAAGGTACACGAAGCAGTTAACATATATATCGTTGTTAACCACCTATATGATTTAAATAACCTGTGGCAGAAAATTGATGAATTGGATGGAAAAATTGATATTAACTCATACTTGCAAATAGTGAGAAATGTGCAGAAATTTATTGGCAGAGTATCGTTTTGGTTAGTAAAAAATCTTAGCTTTGTAGAATTGGATGATGTTACAAAATTTAAAGATGCAATTGAAACTTTAGGCCATGATGTTTTAGATGAACACCTGTTAAAGGTCTATAATCATGGATACACTTCTTTAGTGGAACTTAATATAGATAAAGATCTAGCAAAAAAAATTGCTGACCTGTGCGTTCTTACTTATGCACTGGATATTATATCTGTTGCTGAACAGACATCTTTGTCCATTCTTGATGCTGGTAAAATATACTTTGAGTTAAAGTCGCTGTTAAGATTCGATCTGATTAGAACAATTGCCATCAAGATGAAAAGCCGCTCTTCTTATTGGGATCGCAGCTTAGTTAATGATTTATTGGACGATTTAAGCAATTACCATCACAAGCTAGCTGTTAAAGTCATAAAAGCTACTGATAACCCCGAAGATAAGGTTCAAACCTGGGCTTGTAATGATAAGGACTACATAGAACGTTATAATAGTTTTTTAGATGAGATGGTTGCTTCTAAACTTGATTTAAGCAAATTAATATTTATAATCAGAAGGATTAAAGTACTTGCTTCATAG